The following proteins come from a genomic window of Gossypium raimondii isolate GPD5lz chromosome 5, ASM2569854v1, whole genome shotgun sequence:
- the LOC105767924 gene encoding photosystem I reaction center subunit VI, chloroplastic: MASLATLAGVQPTTIKGLGGSSLNGTKLLVKSTRQSFKPKNYRAGAVVAKYGDKSIYFDLEDIGNTTGQWDLYGSDAPSPYNPLQSKFFETFAAPFTKRGLLLKFLILGGGSLGLYLSATASDDLLPIKKGPQLPPKPGPRGKI; encoded by the exons ATGGCTTCTCTTGCAACCTTAGCTGGTGTTCAACCAACGACCATCAAGGGCCTTGGTGGCAGCTCTCTCAATGGAACCAAGCTCTTGGTGAAGTCAACTCGCCAGAGTTTCAAACCCAAAAACTACAG GGCTGGTGCTGTGGTAGCAAAGTATGGTGATAAGAGTATATACTTTGATTTGGAGGATATTGGCAACACAACTGGGCAATGGGACTTGTATGGGTCCGATGCACCTTCACCGTACAACCCACTCCAG AGCAAGTTCTTTGAGACATTTGCAGCTCCATTTACCAAGAGAGGATTGTTGCTCAAGTTCCTGATCTTGGGAGGCGGTTCCCTCGGTCTTTACCTCAGTGCCACTGCTTCCGATGACCTTCTACCGATCAAGAAAGGTCCGCAACTCCCACCCAAGCCTGGGCCGCGTGGCAAGATCTAA
- the LOC105767923 gene encoding 30S ribosomal protein S17, chloroplastic encodes MSITFSLQSLKLSSPFLHGSTSLPLLSKPNSSPPHQPLRSPAFLPPIRAMKSMQGRVVCATNDKTVAVEVVRLAPHPKYKRRVRKKKKFQAHDPDNQFKVGDYVQLEKSRPISKTKTFIAVAVPSRNGKQEKEEAGELGIPLESKQTQEQPQA; translated from the coding sequence ATGTCGATAACTTTTTCTCTCCAATCTCTCAAGCTTTCATCCCCATTCCTCCATGGCTCAACTTCCCTCCCTCTTCTCTCAAAACCCAACTCTTCTCCCCCTCACCAACCCCTCCGATCCCCGGCTTTTCTCCCTCCAATCAGGGCAATGAAATCCATGCAAGGCCGGGTCGTTTGTGCCACAAATGACAAGACAGTGGCAGTGGAAGTGGTGCGTTTAGCCCCGCATCCCAAGTACAAGAGGCGTGttaggaagaagaagaagtttcAGGCTCACGACCCAGATAACCAATTCAAAGTTGGCGATTATGTGCAGCTTGAGAAGAGCCGGCCTATTAGCAAGACCAAGACTTTCATTGCGGTGGCTGTACCAAGTAGGAATGGGAAGCAGGAGAAGGAGGAGGCAGGGGAGCTTGGGATTCCATTGGAGTCTAAACAGACTCAAGAGCAGCCGCAGGCTTAG
- the LOC105767919 gene encoding homeobox-leucine zipper protein GLABRA 2: protein MGVVDMTNPPTKDFFASPALSLSLAGIFRDAGATAAAPTASASMEVEEGDEGSGGGGGSGSKKDDTVEISSENSGPARSRSEDDLLDHDDDEDDADKSKKKKRKKYHRHTADQIREMEALFKESPHPDEKQRQQLSKQLGLAPRQVKFWFQNRRTQIKAIQERHENSLLKQELDKLRDENKAMRETINKACCLNCGMATTAKDGSITAEEQQLRIENAKLKAEVEKLRTVIGKYPPGASTTGSCSSENDQENRSSLDFYTGIFGLEKSRIMEIVNQAMEELQKMATAGEPLWVRSVETGREILNYDEYVKEFSVESSSNGRPKRSIEASRETGVVFLDLPRLVQSFMDANQWKEMFPCIISKAATVDVICHGEAPNKNGAVQLMFAELQMLTPLVPTREVYFVRYCKQLSAEQWAIVDVSIDKVEENIDASLVKCRKRPSGCIIQDKTNGHCKVIWVEHLECQKNTVHTLFRTIVRSGLAFGARHWMATLQHQCERLVFFMATNVPTKDSTGVATLAGRKSILKLAQRMTWSFCHSIGASSYHTWNKVSTKTGEDIRVSSRKNLNDPGEPHGVIVCAVSSVWLPVSPTLLFDFLRDESRRSEWDIMSNGGPVQSIANLAKGKDRGNAVTIQAMKSKENSMWVLQDSCTNAFESMVVFAHVDVTGIQSVITGCDSSNMAILPSGFSILPDGLESRPLVISSRHEKSNDTEGGSLLTVAFQILTNSSPTAKLTMESVESVNTIVSCTLRNIKTSLQCEDG from the exons ATGGGCGTCGTCGACATGACTAACCCACCCACCAAAGATTTCTTTGCTTCTCCCGCTCTCTCCCTTAGCCTT GCCGGGATATTCCGGGATGCCGGTGCTACGGCGGCAGCTCCGACTGCGAGTGCGAGTATGGAGGTGGAGGAAGGAGATGAAGGAAgcggaggaggaggaggatcAGGTAGTAAGAAAGATGACACTGTAGAAATCAGTAGCGAAAACTCGGGCCCTGCAAGATCAAGATCCGAGGATGACTTGCTAGATCACGACGATGACGAGGATGACGCCGATAAGtccaaaaagaagaagagaaagaagtaTCATCGTCACACCGCCGACCAAATCAGAGAAATGGAAGC GCTGTTTAAGGAATCACCCCATCCAGATGAGAAGCAAAGGCAGCAATTGAGTAAACAATTAGGCCTTGCTCCAAGGCAAGTCAAGTTCTGGTTTCAAAATCGTCGAACACAAATCAAA GCTATACAAGAGCGCCATGAAAATTCGTTGTTGAAGCAAGAGCTGGATAAGCTCCGAGATGAAAACAAAGCCATGAGGGAGACTATAAATAAAGCGTGTTGCCTCAACTGTGGCATGGCTACCACTGCCAAAGATGGCTCCATTACAGCTGAAGAACAACAACTACGAATCGAGAATGCCAAACTCAAAGCCGAG GTAGAAAAACTGAGAACAGTAATAGGAAAATACCCTCCGGGTGCATCAACGACTGGTTCATGTTCATCTGAAAATGACCAAGAAAACAGGAGTTCATTGGATTTTTACACTGGGATTTTCGGACTTGAAAAGTCGAGAATCATGGAGATTGTAAACCAAGCCATGGAAGAGTTGCAAAAGATGGCTACGGCTGGTGAACCGCTGTGGGTTCGAAGCGTTGAGACGGGTCGGGAGATACTTAACTACGATGAGTACGTCAAAGAGTTCTCTGTTGAAAGTTCAAGCAATGGGAGGCCAAAAAGATCCATTGAAGCCTCTAGAGAGACTGGGGTTGTTTTTCTTGATCTCCCGAGGCTGGTACAAAGCTTCATGGATGCG AATCAATGGAAGGAAATGTTCCCATGCATAATCTCAAAGGCTGCTACTGTTGATGTGATTTGCCATGGGGAAGCTCCGAATAAAAATGGTGCTGTACAGTTG ATGTTTGCTGAGCTGCAAATGCTCACACCCTTGGTGCCTACCAGAGAAGTGTACTTTGTCCGGTACTGCAAGCAATTGAGTGCTGAACAATGGGCAATTGTCGACGTTTCTATTGACAAAGTTGAAGAAAATATCGATGCATCCTTAGTGAAATGCAGAAAACGTCCTTCAGGTTGCATCATCCAGGATAAAACCAATGGCCATTGTAAG GTGATTTGGGTGGAACACCTTGAGTGCCAGAAAAACACTGTTCACACGTTGTTCCGTACCATTGTTCGCAGTGGACTAGCATTTGGTGCAAGGCATTGGATGGCAACATTGCAACATCAGTGTGAAAGGCTCGTTTTCTTCATGGCAACCAATGTTCCTACCAAGGATTCAACtg gtgtTGCAACATTGGCTGGGAGGAAGAGTATTTTGAAATTGGCCCAGAGAATGACATGGAGCTTTTGTCATTCAATTGGAGCATCAAGTTATCATACCTGGAATAAAGTCTCTACAAAAACAGGGGAAGACATTAGAGTATCTTCCAGGAAAAACTTAAATGACCCCGGTGAGCCACATGGGGTCATCGTCTGTGCTGTTTCTTCCGTTTGGTTGCCTGTCTCTCCGactcttttatttgatttcttgaGAGACGAATCTCGTCGCAGTGAG TGGGATATCATGTCAAACGGAGGTCCTGTACAATCCATTGCAAACTTGGCCAAAGGAAAGGATCGGGGAAATGCAGTAACAATTCAA GCAATGAAGTCAAAAGAGAATAGCATGTGGGTGCTCCAAGATAGTTGCACTAATGCTTTTGAATCCATGGTGGTCTTTGCTCATGTGGATGTAACTGGAATACAATCAGTGATCACAGGATGTGACTCTAGCAACATGGCCATATTACCTTCAGGCTTCTCCATTCTTCCTGACGGACTCGAGTCAAGGCCATTAGTGATTTCTTCTAGGCACGAGAAAAGCAATGATACCGAAGGAGGATCATTGCTTACTGTAGCTTTCCAAATCCTAACAAACAGCTCCCCGACTGCCAAACTAACCATGGAATCTGTGGAATCTGTCAACACAATAGTATCTTGCACATTACGAAACATTAAGACAAGCTTGCAATGTGAAGATGGGTGA